The Hyphococcus flavus genome contains a region encoding:
- the yghX gene encoding YghX family hydrolase: MKRKTAADFSPEILDLFDGYVHGALTKREFLEKAARFTAGAAGALAAFNALKPNYALAEQVSPDDPDIDTGWVEYASPDGHGTIKGLMAKPRAKGPFGAVLVVHENRGLNPYVQDVVRRVAKAGYLALGPDGLTPAGGYPGNDDDGRAMQRELDREKLLEDFFAGFEHLVSHEHSTGKVGAVGFCYGGGVCNALAVAYENMACSVPFYGRQADVEDVPQIKAPLMLHYAENDERVNAGWPAYEAALKEHGKTYEAYFYDGANHGFHNNTTPRYDEAAATLAWERTLGWFGKYLS, encoded by the coding sequence ATGAAACGCAAGACCGCCGCTGATTTCTCGCCCGAAATTCTCGATCTTTTCGATGGCTATGTGCACGGGGCCCTGACCAAGCGTGAATTTCTGGAAAAGGCCGCGCGGTTCACCGCTGGCGCGGCGGGCGCGCTTGCGGCGTTCAATGCGCTGAAACCAAACTACGCGCTCGCCGAACAGGTCTCGCCCGACGATCCCGACATCGACACCGGATGGGTGGAATATGCATCGCCTGACGGCCATGGAACCATCAAGGGGCTGATGGCGAAACCTAGAGCCAAGGGCCCGTTCGGCGCGGTGCTGGTGGTGCACGAAAACCGGGGGCTGAACCCATACGTTCAGGATGTGGTGCGCCGCGTCGCGAAAGCCGGCTATCTTGCGCTCGGGCCCGACGGCCTCACCCCCGCCGGCGGTTATCCGGGTAATGACGATGATGGCCGCGCCATGCAGCGCGAGCTCGACCGCGAAAAGCTGCTGGAAGATTTCTTTGCCGGGTTCGAACATCTCGTGAGCCACGAACACAGCACCGGCAAGGTTGGTGCGGTGGGTTTTTGTTACGGTGGCGGGGTCTGCAATGCGCTCGCGGTCGCTTACGAAAACATGGCCTGCTCGGTGCCGTTTTACGGGCGGCAGGCAGACGTAGAAGACGTGCCTCAGATCAAGGCGCCGCTTATGCTGCACTATGCCGAAAACGACGAGCGGGTGAACGCCGGATGGCCAGCCTATGAGGCGGCGCTGAAAGAGCACGGCAAAACCTATGAGGCTTACTTTTATGACGGCGCCAATCACGGTTTTCACAATAATACGACGCCCCGCTATGACGAAGCGGCGGCGACGCTCGCCTGGGAGCGCACGCTTGGCTGGTTCGGGAAGTATCTGAGTTAG
- a CDS encoding ABA4-like family protein, whose amino-acid sequence MMDWNTAFTAINASVLPAWALLIFLPRSKVTGAIVHSALYPALLGGVYLAGMVAAFAFGQSSGGVDFTSIEGVRAIFAHPNGVIIGWTHYLVFDLFVGAWIGRDAIRHRVPHLAVIPCLILAFMLGPVGLLLYVLLRFMLRKKLMLQE is encoded by the coding sequence ATGATGGACTGGAACACAGCTTTTACCGCGATCAATGCATCAGTATTGCCGGCCTGGGCGCTGCTGATCTTTTTGCCACGCAGCAAAGTGACCGGCGCGATTGTTCATTCAGCGCTTTACCCGGCATTGCTGGGCGGGGTTTACCTGGCAGGCATGGTCGCCGCCTTCGCATTTGGCCAGTCGAGCGGCGGCGTTGATTTCACCAGCATCGAGGGCGTGCGCGCCATCTTCGCGCATCCGAACGGCGTCATCATCGGCTGGACGCATTATCTCGTTTTCGACCTGTTTGTCGGCGCGTGGATCGGGCGCGACGCGATCAGACATCGGGTCCCGCATCTGGCGGTCATACCGTGTCTCATCCTTGCTTTCATGCTCGGGCCAGTGGGTTTGCTGCTTTACGTTTTGCTGCGCTTTATGCTGCGCAAAAAACTGATGCTGCAAGAGTAA
- a CDS encoding fatty acid desaturase has translation MSSKANAEAFAAPADDRVSTPAETARAAMLRRIVEHCKKFQGVDLKRSILQASLSLALYIAAVGAMLAAAASGVWLAVALIAPFAAGLLVKLFTIQHDCGHGSYFETKRANTLLGFAISVLTFTPYGFWRDAHNRHHASSGDLDRRGVGGVDTLTVEEFRALSPAKKIMYKLYRHPLVMIIFGAPLYFLLLQRLPLAGAMPFAETYQGMKLSQIWKSVVALNIALVVFYGGLSFFLGAGVVAAVIIPVVTISAWIGTWLFFVQHQYEDAYWARKPKWNFAEAAIFGSSHYKLPQPLRWITGNIGLHHIHHLTSRIPNYKLMECYRASEDLLALPVMTIRESIRCARLALWCPVQQRMVTFAAAR, from the coding sequence ATGTCCAGTAAAGCCAATGCCGAGGCGTTCGCCGCCCCTGCCGACGACCGAGTCTCTACGCCTGCCGAAACCGCCCGCGCCGCCATGCTCCGCCGTATCGTTGAGCACTGCAAAAAATTTCAGGGCGTCGATCTAAAGCGCAGCATTTTACAGGCGAGCCTCAGCCTCGCGCTTTATATAGCTGCGGTGGGCGCCATGCTCGCTGCGGCGGCTAGCGGCGTATGGCTGGCGGTTGCGCTGATAGCGCCTTTTGCGGCGGGGCTTTTGGTAAAGCTTTTCACAATCCAGCATGATTGCGGACATGGCAGCTACTTCGAGACCAAACGGGCAAATACGTTGCTTGGGTTCGCTATCAGCGTGTTGACCTTTACCCCTTACGGGTTCTGGCGCGACGCGCATAACCGCCACCATGCGAGTTCCGGCGACCTGGACCGGCGCGGCGTCGGCGGCGTCGATACGCTGACTGTTGAGGAGTTCCGCGCGCTCTCGCCAGCGAAAAAGATCATGTACAAGTTGTATCGTCATCCACTGGTGATGATCATCTTCGGCGCGCCGTTGTATTTTCTTTTGTTACAGCGTCTGCCGCTCGCCGGGGCGATGCCGTTTGCGGAAACATATCAGGGCATGAAGCTATCCCAGATCTGGAAAAGCGTTGTCGCGTTGAACATTGCGCTTGTGGTTTTTTATGGCGGGCTGTCGTTTTTCCTGGGCGCCGGCGTTGTTGCGGCGGTGATCATTCCCGTGGTTACGATCTCGGCATGGATCGGCACCTGGCTGTTTTTTGTGCAGCACCAGTATGAGGACGCTTATTGGGCGCGGAAGCCGAAATGGAATTTTGCTGAAGCCGCAATTTTCGGATCCTCCCACTACAAGCTGCCGCAACCGTTGCGATGGATCACGGGCAATATCGGCCTTCACCACATCCACCATCTCACCAGTCGTATTCCCAACTACAAGCTGATGGAATGCTATCGCGCCAGCGAGGATTTGCTGGCGCTGCCGGTGATGACGATCCGCGAGAGCATCCGTTGCGCGCGGCTTGCGCTCTGGTGCCCAGTGCAACAAAGGATGGTCACCTTCGCTGCAGCAAGGTAA
- a CDS encoding carboxylesterase/lipase family protein, whose product MKFRLVVLACFTALAACGKKVTAPPAPEPDEATVRQTSLGEVIGVSVAEGAHAWRGLPYAKPPVGNLRWRAPQPAANWDGVRVAAEFSSRCTQMSNWFHQSEGIDPGQVIGSEDCLYLDLYAPADAMEKAASGEPLPVMVWIHGGSNVWGRSASYVGSNLARNEGVIVISVQYRLGPLGFFSHPALRADAQTSLDSAANFATLDLIQSLKWVRDNISSFGGDPERVTVFGESAGGHNVVTLLASPLAAGLFHRAIVQSGSFDSVSIADAESAESALSNPSMVVSERLGAETAKDLRALSAEALFAAYEGAEGATTDMPTVIEDGVVLPSGAMRDAFSSPDTFNAVPIITGVNRDEFKLFNLANPRLTKQFLGLFTTSRDKEFYDAASEYPSRIWRIRSVDEPAVQMAAGGHNEVYAYRFDWDEGGRFMFSDLKHLLGAAHAMEIPFVFNRFQLLGRLDKVMFQKKTAASREELSRAMGAYWAEFARNGAPAPDGLPAWPEWSANGGTLLRFDGREDGGIVAFAEEDNLAMVASDIVADQRMDQKERCYVIGIVGVWLPELANGIAVETGCA is encoded by the coding sequence ATGAAGTTTCGGCTAGTCGTGCTTGCGTGCTTTACCGCACTTGCCGCATGCGGAAAAAAAGTTACCGCACCGCCCGCCCCAGAACCCGACGAAGCGACTGTCCGTCAAACATCACTTGGCGAGGTCATAGGCGTTTCAGTAGCCGAAGGCGCCCATGCCTGGCGCGGTCTGCCCTACGCCAAACCGCCGGTCGGCAACTTGCGCTGGCGCGCGCCGCAGCCGGCGGCAAATTGGGATGGCGTGCGCGTTGCCGCAGAATTCAGTTCGCGCTGCACCCAGATGTCAAACTGGTTTCACCAGTCGGAGGGCATCGATCCGGGGCAAGTCATCGGGTCGGAAGATTGCCTCTACCTCGATCTTTATGCGCCCGCCGATGCGATGGAAAAAGCGGCGAGCGGCGAGCCGCTGCCGGTCATGGTATGGATTCATGGCGGCAGCAACGTCTGGGGCCGGTCAGCCAGCTATGTCGGCTCGAACCTTGCGCGCAATGAGGGCGTTATTGTCATCTCCGTTCAATACCGGCTTGGGCCGCTTGGGTTTTTCTCGCATCCGGCTTTACGCGCCGATGCGCAAACGTCGTTAGACAGCGCGGCGAACTTCGCAACACTTGATCTTATCCAGTCGCTGAAATGGGTTCGTGATAATATCAGCTCTTTCGGCGGCGATCCGGAGCGCGTAACGGTTTTCGGCGAAAGCGCTGGCGGGCATAATGTTGTGACATTGCTCGCTTCTCCGCTGGCGGCGGGCCTGTTTCATCGGGCGATCGTGCAATCGGGCAGCTTTGACAGTGTTTCCATTGCTGACGCCGAAAGCGCTGAAAGCGCTCTTTCCAATCCTTCCATGGTGGTGTCGGAACGGCTCGGCGCCGAAACGGCAAAGGATCTGCGTGCTTTATCGGCCGAGGCGCTGTTCGCCGCGTATGAAGGCGCCGAAGGCGCGACAACCGACATGCCTACCGTGATTGAGGACGGCGTCGTGCTGCCGTCCGGGGCCATGCGCGATGCGTTTTCCTCACCCGATACCTTCAACGCCGTGCCAATCATCACCGGCGTGAACCGTGACGAATTCAAGCTGTTCAATCTCGCCAATCCGCGTTTGACGAAACAGTTTCTGGGCTTGTTCACCACCTCGCGTGACAAGGAATTTTACGATGCGGCGTCAGAGTATCCCAGCCGCATCTGGCGTATAAGATCCGTCGACGAACCAGCAGTGCAAATGGCGGCTGGCGGCCATAACGAAGTTTACGCCTACCGTTTCGACTGGGACGAGGGCGGGCGGTTCATGTTCAGCGATCTCAAACATCTTCTGGGCGCAGCGCACGCCATGGAGATCCCGTTCGTATTTAACAGGTTTCAGCTCCTCGGCCGTCTCGACAAGGTGATGTTTCAAAAGAAAACCGCAGCATCGCGGGAGGAGCTCAGCCGCGCCATGGGCGCCTATTGGGCGGAATTCGCGCGAAATGGCGCGCCGGCGCCGGATGGTTTGCCGGCATGGCCCGAATGGTCCGCGAATGGCGGGACGCTGTTGCGGTTTGATGGGCGCGAAGACGGCGGTATTGTCGCCTTTGCTGAAGAAGACAATTTGGCCATGGTCGCTTCGGATATCGTCGCCGATCAGCGGATGGACCAAAAAGAACGCTGTTACGTGATTGGCATTGTCGGCGTCTGGCTTCCGGAGCTGGCGAATGGTATCGCGGTCGAAACGGGATGCGCTTGA
- a CDS encoding amidohydrolase, whose protein sequence is MTYLKSLMFSAGALALVTPAFAQSDLSASVAADYEENLEALFTHFHQNPELSHREFETSKRLAAEISALGYDVTEGVGGTGIVAVMENGDGPTVLIRADMDGLPVKEDSGLAYASTATQEDIDGIVKPVMHACGHDMHITSLVGTARQLAARKDAWSGTLVLIGQPAEERISGARAMLEDGLYKKFPKPDYAMALHVSAQTPSGRIEVPLGIRASSADSVDIIVHGVGAHGASPHKGIDPVLVASQIVVSLQSVVSRTINPQAAGVITVGAIHGGTKHNIIGDRVEMQLTVRSNDFEIREQLLDSIDRVAEGVAVSLGVPENLMPEVIRSETETTPPTINDRETAQFVRDAITAQMGEGVLIDKPREGMGAEDFAYFVTPDTGVKGVYFNVGGTPEGKVKSAASHHSPFFKIEPEPSIKAGVEAMTASAIALFNKSE, encoded by the coding sequence ATGACTTACCTGAAATCACTGATGTTCAGCGCTGGCGCATTGGCGCTTGTCACGCCTGCTTTCGCGCAATCGGATTTAAGCGCGTCTGTTGCTGCTGATTACGAAGAAAACCTGGAAGCGCTGTTCACTCATTTTCATCAAAATCCCGAACTCTCCCACCGTGAGTTTGAAACGTCGAAGCGCCTTGCAGCGGAAATCAGCGCTCTTGGCTATGACGTGACCGAAGGCGTCGGCGGAACCGGCATCGTCGCTGTCATGGAAAACGGCGACGGGCCGACCGTGCTGATCCGCGCGGACATGGATGGCCTGCCGGTGAAGGAAGATTCCGGGCTTGCCTATGCCTCCACCGCGACGCAAGAAGACATCGACGGCATCGTCAAGCCGGTGATGCACGCTTGCGGCCATGACATGCACATTACATCGCTTGTCGGTACGGCGAGGCAATTGGCGGCCCGCAAGGATGCATGGTCAGGCACGCTGGTGTTGATTGGTCAGCCTGCGGAGGAACGAATTTCCGGCGCGCGCGCGATGCTAGAAGACGGCTTGTACAAGAAGTTTCCAAAGCCCGACTACGCCATGGCGCTGCATGTTTCCGCGCAAACGCCGTCAGGCCGGATCGAAGTGCCTCTCGGCATTCGCGCATCGAGCGCTGATAGCGTTGACATAATCGTCCACGGCGTCGGCGCCCATGGCGCATCGCCCCACAAAGGGATCGATCCGGTACTGGTTGCCTCTCAGATCGTGGTTTCCCTGCAGTCTGTTGTGTCGCGCACCATCAACCCCCAGGCGGCGGGCGTGATTACGGTCGGCGCCATTCATGGCGGCACGAAACACAACATCATCGGTGACCGGGTTGAGATGCAGCTAACCGTGCGTTCAAACGATTTCGAGATTCGCGAGCAATTGCTCGATTCTATTGATCGCGTGGCTGAAGGCGTCGCTGTTTCCCTTGGCGTGCCTGAAAATCTGATGCCGGAAGTGATCCGCTCCGAAACCGAAACAACGCCGCCGACGATCAATGACCGCGAAACGGCGCAGTTCGTTCGCGACGCCATCACCGCGCAAATGGGCGAGGGTGTCTTGATCGACAAACCGCGAGAGGGCATGGGCGCTGAAGACTTCGCCTATTTCGTCACGCCGGATACGGGCGTCAAAGGCGTCTACTTCAATGTTGGCGGCACCCCGGAAGGCAAAGTCAAAAGCGCGGCATCCCATCACTCGCCGTTTTTCAAGATCGAGCCTGAGCCATCAATCAAGGCGGGCGTCGAAGCCATGACCGCCTCCGCCATCGCACTCTTCAATAAGTCAGAATAA
- a CDS encoding GIN domain-containing protein, giving the protein MPIQQFMTAAFGAAAIFASAAHAEVSTHQNINTVEIRDFIGAVNIETAASGDVRLDNQPGDDADYPVIVDTDNGVLSIRSYEDPDETRWHRDVDWRRYEERAFEVFLEDYPTITLTIPAGAALSFDSAVVKLTADNTNGALSVREGHVDGVIGDIASGDIKIHGSGDLKTGVVAGALDIGIHGSGDFEALTVETLEASIHGSGDINLRDVNGDATVGIHGSGDVTLGNVNGSFVASIHGSGDIDAGDVAGGAATSVYGSGDISLASINGETTAKVHGSGYINIRDGRAEDLRVEIHGSGGFDFGGVATNPDVRASRSGDVYIRRHEGSVRVSGDGDVRISGVQYGDD; this is encoded by the coding sequence ATGCCTATTCAACAATTCATGACCGCGGCTTTCGGCGCGGCGGCCATTTTTGCAAGCGCGGCGCACGCGGAAGTCTCAACGCATCAAAACATCAACACTGTAGAGATCAGAGATTTCATAGGCGCCGTGAATATCGAAACGGCAGCAAGCGGCGACGTGCGGCTCGATAATCAACCCGGCGACGATGCAGACTATCCGGTGATTGTCGATACGGATAACGGCGTTCTCAGCATCCGCAGTTATGAAGATCCTGACGAAACCCGCTGGCATCGCGACGTTGATTGGCGCCGCTATGAAGAACGGGCCTTTGAAGTTTTCCTTGAAGATTACCCGACGATTACCCTGACCATTCCCGCCGGCGCAGCACTATCCTTTGACAGCGCGGTGGTGAAGCTCACCGCAGACAACACCAATGGCGCTCTTTCTGTTCGCGAAGGTCACGTCGATGGCGTCATTGGCGATATCGCGAGCGGCGACATCAAGATTCACGGTTCAGGAGATCTTAAAACAGGCGTCGTTGCAGGCGCCCTTGATATTGGCATTCACGGATCGGGCGACTTTGAAGCACTGACCGTGGAGACGCTCGAAGCCTCCATTCATGGTTCCGGCGACATCAATCTCAGAGACGTTAATGGCGACGCGACGGTCGGGATCCATGGCTCAGGCGACGTAACCCTCGGCAACGTCAACGGTTCGTTCGTCGCCAGCATCCACGGATCGGGCGATATCGACGCCGGCGACGTTGCCGGCGGGGCCGCAACCTCCGTCTATGGTTCAGGCGATATCTCGCTCGCCAGCATCAATGGCGAAACCACCGCAAAAGTGCACGGGTCTGGCTATATCAACATCCGGGATGGGCGCGCGGAAGACCTGCGGGTTGAAATCCATGGTTCCGGCGGGTTTGACTTCGGCGGCGTCGCGACCAATCCGGACGTTCGCGCATCGCGCTCCGGCGACGTCTATATTCGCCGTCACGAAGGTTCTGTACGAGTGAGCGGCGATGGCGACGTGCGCATCAGCGGCGTTCAATATGGCGACGATTAA
- a CDS encoding argininosuccinate synthase: MTSGNDVKKVVLAYSGGLDTSVILKWLEVEYGCEVVTFTADLGQGEELEPARRKAERAGVKEIYIEDLREEFVRDFVFPMFRANAVYEGLYLLGTSIARPLIAKRLVEIARKTGADAVAHGATGKGNDQIRFELNAYALNPDIRVIAPWREWDLNSREKLIAFAEKYQIEIPKDKRGEAPFSVDANLLHTSSEGKVLEDPADEAPDYVYQRTVDPEDAPDKAETIEIGFERGDAVSINGEMLSPAALLTKLNDYGRKHGVGRLDLVENRFVGMKSRGIYETPGGTILLAAHRGIEQITLDRGAGHLKDELMPRYAELIYNGFWFAPEREMLQAAIDKSQEHVSGTVRVKLYKGSANVVGRSSPNTIYSLAHVTFEEDAVYDQKDAEGFIKLNALRLKLLARRNAQTR, from the coding sequence GTGACCTCAGGAAATGACGTCAAAAAAGTCGTTCTCGCCTATTCCGGCGGGCTTGATACGTCAGTCATTTTGAAATGGCTGGAAGTTGAATATGGATGCGAGGTCGTCACCTTCACCGCAGACCTGGGTCAGGGCGAAGAGCTTGAGCCTGCGCGCCGCAAGGCCGAACGCGCCGGCGTCAAGGAAATCTATATCGAGGATCTGCGCGAGGAGTTCGTACGCGACTTCGTTTTCCCGATGTTCCGCGCCAACGCGGTTTATGAAGGACTCTATCTGCTCGGAACGTCCATCGCGCGCCCGTTGATCGCGAAACGTCTGGTTGAGATTGCGCGCAAAACCGGCGCCGACGCAGTCGCCCATGGCGCCACCGGCAAGGGCAACGATCAGATTCGTTTTGAGTTGAACGCCTACGCCCTCAATCCGGATATTCGCGTGATCGCGCCGTGGCGTGAATGGGATTTGAACAGCCGCGAAAAATTAATTGCCTTCGCCGAAAAATATCAGATCGAAATTCCAAAAGACAAACGCGGCGAGGCGCCGTTTTCCGTAGACGCCAATCTGCTGCACACGTCGTCAGAAGGTAAGGTGCTGGAAGACCCGGCTGATGAAGCGCCGGACTACGTTTATCAGCGTACGGTTGATCCGGAGGATGCGCCGGACAAAGCCGAGACCATTGAAATCGGGTTCGAGCGCGGCGACGCGGTTTCGATCAACGGCGAAATGCTTTCGCCCGCGGCTTTGCTGACTAAGCTCAATGATTATGGCCGCAAGCACGGCGTTGGCCGTCTTGATCTGGTTGAAAACCGCTTCGTCGGCATGAAATCGCGCGGGATTTATGAAACCCCGGGCGGAACGATCCTGCTTGCCGCCCATCGCGGCATCGAGCAGATCACGCTCGATCGCGGCGCCGGGCACCTAAAAGACGAACTCATGCCGCGCTATGCGGAACTCATCTATAACGGCTTCTGGTTCGCGCCGGAGCGGGAAATGCTGCAGGCGGCCATAGACAAAAGCCAGGAGCATGTGTCGGGCACGGTGCGCGTCAAGCTCTATAAGGGCTCAGCCAATGTAGTCGGGCGTTCATCGCCAAACACCATCTATTCTCTCGCTCATGTGACGTTTGAGGAAGATGCGGTTTACGACCAGAAAGACGCAGAAGGCTTCATCAAGCTAAACGCGCTGCGCCTGAAACTCCTCGCCCGCCGCAACGCGCAAACGCGATAG
- a CDS encoding LytR/AlgR family response regulator transcription factor: MRFFKSRPGTAYLEPVIWITLCSGWIWLMARGDSNGFGYFSQPQNSLVAPLIIGGLINAVLFVTNAYYVVPKFLACGRWRTYLFAISALLVASVLLQTATQRLIIVLAEPDLRSLTWPALIMENLYLAPFVLLTSTLYKFGRDWARHLRERRMLENEAASLKKALSDTQKEMHAFASGGAPGQNFLQIESGSESVQIPVDAILFVQSAGNYANVVTGEKTFMAYGALKDLIERLPETRFARAHRSYIVGMDHIKAIKGDQLSIGEQELPIGASYKKDFMAKWKARKGTA, encoded by the coding sequence ATGAGGTTTTTCAAGTCAAGGCCGGGAACGGCTTATTTGGAACCGGTCATCTGGATTACGCTTTGCTCTGGCTGGATTTGGCTGATGGCGCGCGGAGATAGCAACGGCTTCGGTTACTTTAGCCAGCCGCAGAACAGCCTCGTCGCGCCGCTTATTATCGGCGGGCTTATTAATGCTGTGCTGTTCGTTACGAATGCGTATTATGTCGTGCCAAAATTTCTGGCTTGCGGCCGATGGCGGACATATCTCTTCGCGATCAGCGCACTCCTGGTTGCAAGTGTGTTGCTACAGACGGCGACCCAGCGGTTGATTATCGTGCTTGCCGAGCCTGACCTGAGGTCGCTGACCTGGCCTGCATTGATCATGGAAAATCTGTATTTGGCCCCGTTCGTTCTCTTAACCTCGACGCTTTATAAATTTGGCCGCGACTGGGCGAGGCATTTGCGTGAACGCCGTATGCTGGAGAACGAAGCGGCGTCTTTAAAAAAAGCGTTGTCTGATACTCAAAAAGAGATGCATGCTTTCGCCAGCGGCGGGGCGCCTGGTCAAAACTTTCTGCAGATTGAGTCCGGAAGCGAGAGTGTCCAAATTCCCGTAGACGCCATTTTGTTCGTTCAGTCCGCGGGCAACTACGCTAATGTCGTGACAGGCGAAAAGACGTTTATGGCCTATGGCGCCTTGAAGGACCTTATCGAACGCTTGCCGGAGACACGGTTCGCGCGTGCGCATCGCTCCTACATTGTCGGGATGGACCACATTAAAGCGATTAAAGGCGATCAGCTCTCCATTGGCGAGCAAGAGCTTCCGATTGGCGCATCTTACAAGAAAGACTTCATGGCGAAGTGGAAAGCCCGCAAAGGAACGGCTTGA
- a CDS encoding NAD(P)H-dependent glycerol-3-phosphate dehydrogenase has protein sequence MNSGRPFSSVGVIGGGAWGTALAAVCANNGVATTLWARESAVINSVNNHHENTEYLPGVPLPKTLNAADSLGMAGEKEALLFVVPAQFARSVFADLRAACPTAGMPVALCSKGIERSSGLLMTEVLSGVWPEAKPAVLSGPSFARDVAMGLPTAVTLACANKDLGARWMATIGAAHFRPYLSNDLTGAELGGAIKNVLAIAAGVVDGRGLGQSARAALIARGFAEFQRLGVALGAKKETMAGLSGLGDLILTASSSQSRNMSLGMELGKGRSLEEVLGERNTVSEGVATADAIHALAEKAGVEAPICEAVSNLVNGRKTVDEIIAALLARPFKSEA, from the coding sequence ATGAATTCGGGTCGGCCTTTCTCTTCCGTTGGCGTTATAGGCGGCGGCGCCTGGGGTACGGCGCTGGCGGCGGTTTGCGCCAATAATGGCGTCGCGACGACGCTCTGGGCGCGCGAAAGCGCCGTCATAAACTCGGTTAACAATCATCACGAAAACACCGAATACCTGCCCGGCGTTCCACTGCCCAAAACGCTGAACGCCGCGGATTCATTGGGTATGGCCGGCGAGAAAGAGGCCCTACTTTTTGTCGTGCCCGCGCAATTCGCCCGGTCAGTATTCGCCGACTTGCGCGCCGCCTGCCCTACCGCCGGCATGCCGGTAGCGCTTTGCTCGAAAGGCATCGAAAGGTCTTCGGGACTACTGATGACGGAGGTCCTGTCCGGGGTATGGCCGGAAGCTAAGCCAGCCGTTCTTTCCGGGCCCAGTTTTGCCCGTGACGTCGCCATGGGATTACCGACGGCCGTGACGCTCGCCTGCGCCAATAAAGACCTGGGCGCGCGTTGGATGGCGACAATAGGGGCTGCTCACTTCAGGCCGTATCTGTCAAACGACCTGACCGGCGCAGAGCTTGGCGGCGCGATCAAGAACGTCCTCGCCATCGCCGCTGGTGTCGTTGATGGACGAGGGCTCGGCCAAAGCGCCCGCGCCGCACTGATCGCGCGAGGGTTTGCGGAGTTTCAGCGGCTCGGCGTTGCACTAGGCGCCAAGAAAGAAACCATGGCCGGGCTATCGGGTCTTGGGGATCTGATCCTGACGGCCTCCTCCAGCCAGTCCCGGAACATGTCGCTGGGCATGGAACTGGGCAAGGGACGCAGCCTTGAAGAGGTGCTGGGTGAACGAAACACAGTGAGCGAAGGCGTCGCCACCGCTGACGCCATACATGCGCTTGCAGAAAAAGCAGGGGTAGAAGCCCCGATCTGCGAAGCTGTGTCAAACCTTGTGAACGGGCGGAAAACCGTGGACGAGATCATCGCCGCCCTGCTGGCGAGACCGTTTAAATCTGAAGCCTAG
- a CDS encoding TetR/AcrR family transcriptional regulator has product MPTENLDETAKQILDAASRRFLHYGYGKTTMSEIAQDCNMSTGNLYRYFPSKLDIAEIFVRVLRREQVASLRAVLEKPGQSPSQKLRAFFLHKFKLAYDRFHDKPKAYELSQELLNSRPKVGIEWENAEGRVLSEILIEGDADGSFAVEDATRTAKIVQDAFYRFTSPAIFHEGDFEALAAELEEVINLVLDGFSWRAARKAATEKRKHALL; this is encoded by the coding sequence ATGCCTACTGAGAATCTTGATGAAACCGCAAAGCAGATCCTGGACGCCGCTAGTCGGCGGTTTCTGCATTACGGGTATGGCAAAACAACCATGTCGGAGATTGCGCAGGACTGCAACATGTCCACCGGCAACCTCTACCGCTACTTCCCGTCAAAACTCGATATCGCGGAAATCTTCGTGCGCGTGTTGCGGCGCGAGCAAGTAGCCAGCCTCAGGGCGGTTCTGGAAAAGCCCGGGCAGTCGCCTTCGCAAAAATTGAGAGCCTTTTTCCTGCACAAGTTCAAGCTGGCCTATGACAGGTTCCACGATAAGCCCAAGGCCTACGAACTCTCACAAGAGCTTCTGAACTCGCGGCCAAAGGTTGGGATCGAATGGGAAAACGCCGAAGGCCGGGTCCTGTCGGAAATCCTGATCGAGGGTGATGCCGATGGGTCTTTCGCGGTTGAGGATGCGACCCGCACGGCCAAAATTGTTCAGGACGCATTTTATCGCTTTACCAGCCCGGCCATTTTCCATGAGGGCGATTTCGAAGCGCTTGCCGCCGAGCTGGAAGAGGTGATCAACCTGGTGCTTGACGGATTTTCGTGGCGCGCGGCGCGTAAAGCGGCAACCGAGAAGAGAAAACACGCACTTTTATAG
- a CDS encoding Rrf2 family transcriptional regulator: MAGSTRFAVAAHILALLAASRPVPVTSETLAASANTNPAVIRRLLGALSKAGLTSSQLGKGGGATLARGPKKITLREIHQAVEEPGLISLHRAAPNPDCPVGAGVQQVLSGVADEAEAAFLGRLEGVTLKQFAREIAAQNAAAKSAA, encoded by the coding sequence GTGGCTGGTTCGACCCGGTTTGCCGTCGCGGCGCACATTCTGGCTCTCTTGGCTGCCAGTCGGCCTGTTCCCGTGACGTCGGAAACACTGGCCGCGAGCGCGAACACCAATCCTGCCGTGATACGGCGCCTTCTTGGTGCGCTTTCAAAGGCCGGACTGACTTCCTCACAGTTGGGGAAAGGCGGGGGCGCGACACTCGCCAGGGGGCCAAAGAAAATAACGCTCCGCGAAATTCATCAGGCTGTCGAAGAACCCGGTCTCATATCCCTGCATCGGGCGGCCCCAAACCCTGATTGCCCCGTTGGAGCAGGCGTCCAGCAAGTGCTTTCAGGGGTAGCGGATGAAGCTGAAGCCGCGTTTTTGGGCCGGCTTGAAGGCGTCACGCTCAAGCAATTCGCCAGGGAAATTGCTGCGCAAAATGCTGCAGCAAAAAGCGCAGCATAA